In Chlorocebus sabaeus isolate Y175 chromosome 11, mChlSab1.0.hap1, whole genome shotgun sequence, one DNA window encodes the following:
- the KCTD10 gene encoding BTB/POZ domain-containing adapter for CUL3-mediated RhoA degradation protein 3 isoform X3, whose product MALNPSEPLFYPWKMQGNELPSKKNWWKGWILIDRCGKHFGTILNYLRDGAVPLPESRREIEELLAEAKYYLVQGLVEECQAALQQNKDTYEPFCKVPVITSSKEEQKLIATSNKPAVKLLYNRSNNKYSYTSNSDDNMLKNIELFDKLSLRFNGRVLFIKDVIGDEICCWSFYGQGRKIAEVCCTSIVYATEKKQTKVEFPEARIYEETLNILLYEAQDGRGPDNALLEATGGAAGRSHHLDEDEERERERIERVRRIHIKRPDDRAHLHQ is encoded by the exons ATGGCGCTGAacccctctgagcctctgttttatCCGTGGAAAATGCAAGGGAATGAGCTCCCCTCAAAAAAGAACTGGTGGAAAG GCTGGATCCTCATTGACCGCTGTGGGAAGCACTTCGGTACGATACTCAACTACCTTCGAGACGGGGCGGTGCCTTTACCCGAGAGCCGCCGGGAGATCGAGGAGCTGCTAGCAGAAGCCAAGTACTACCTGGTCCAAGGCCTGGTGGAAGAGTGCCAGGCGGCCCTACAA CAGAACAAAGATACTTATGAGCCTTTCTGCAAGGTCCCTGTGATCACCTCATCCAAGGAAGAACAAAAACTTATAGCGACTTCAAATAAG CCGGCCGTGAAGTTGCTCTACAACAGAAGTAACAACAAATACTCATATACCAG CAATTCTGACGACAATATGTTGAAAAACATTGAACTGTTTGATAAGCTGTCTCTGCGCTTTAACGGAAGGGTCCTATTCATAAAGGATGTCATTGGGGATGAAATCTGCTGCTGGTCCTTTTACGGTCAGGGCCGAAAGATTGCTGAAGTCTGTTGTACCTCCATTGTCTACGCCACTGAGAAGAAACAGACCAAG GTGGAGTTTCCCGAAGCCCGGATTTATGAGGAGACCCTGAACATTTTGCTATATGAGGCCCAGGACGGCCGGGGACCTGACAATGCGCTCCTGGAGGCCACAGGCGGGGCGGCAGGACGCTCCCACCACCTGGATGAGGACGAGGAGCGGGAGCGGGAGCGGATCGAGCGGGTGCGGCGGATCCACATCAAGCGCCCCGACGACCGGGCCCACCTCCACCAGTGA